In Deefgea piscis, the genomic window TTTAACATGCTGCGTATTTTTAGTTGAAAATCAAAACTCAAATCACTCTTCGTCAAACACTGCTGTTGTATATACCTCTTGCACATCATCCAAGCTTTCGAGTGCGTCGATCAATTTTTGCATTTTGATCGCATCATCGCCTTCAAGCTCAGTTTCAGCTTGTGGCTTCATCGTTGATTCGCCCATTTCGGCTTTAAAACCAGCCGCTTCGAGGGTTTCTTTGATGGTAACAAAATCGTAAGGAGGGGTGATCACTTCGATTGAGCCGTCATCATTGGTCGTTACATCGTCAGCACCGGCTTCGAGCGCGGCTTCCATTAACGCATCTTCATCCGTACCCGGTGCGAAAATTAAATAACCGCAATGTTTAAATTGGAACGATACGCAGCCGTCCGAACCCATATTGCCGCCGTATTTGGCAAAAGCATGACGAACGTCAGCCACGGTGCGCACTTTATTGTCAGTCAGACAATCGACCATCACCGCCGCGCCATTCAAACCGTAGCCTTCGTAGCGTGTCTCTAAATAGTCCACACCGTCGAGCGCACCTGAGCCGCGTTTGACGGCGTTTTCGATATTGTCTTTTGGCATTGATTGCGCTTTGGCTTTATCAATCGCCAAACGCAAACGAGGATTCATCAAGACATCGCCGCCGCCCATTTTGGCGGCCACAGTGATTTCTTTGATCAATTTGGTGAAAACTTGGCCGCGCTTGGCGTCTTGACGGCCCTTGCGGTGTTGAATATTTGCCCACTTGCTATGACCTGCCATGCTGCACCTGTATTTTTCATTGAGTCGATAGGACGATATTCTAGCACGGTCG contains:
- a CDS encoding YebC/PmpR family DNA-binding transcriptional regulator, whose product is MAGHSKWANIQHRKGRQDAKRGQVFTKLIKEITVAAKMGGGDVLMNPRLRLAIDKAKAQSMPKDNIENAVKRGSGALDGVDYLETRYEGYGLNGAAVMVDCLTDNKVRTVADVRHAFAKYGGNMGSDGCVSFQFKHCGYLIFAPGTDEDALMEAALEAGADDVTTNDDGSIEVITPPYDFVTIKETLEAAGFKAEMGESTMKPQAETELEGDDAIKMQKLIDALESLDDVQEVYTTAVFDEE